One Oncorhynchus masou masou isolate Uvic2021 chromosome 18, UVic_Omas_1.1, whole genome shotgun sequence DNA window includes the following coding sequences:
- the LOC135505092 gene encoding ubiquitin domain-containing protein 1-like isoform X2, translating into MDTSYFLLPLYQYRKNVCSHYCRNEPLKKDKPKWKSDYPMTDGQLRSKRDEFWDTAPAFEGRKEIWDALKAATVALECNDHELAQAIVDGASITLPHGSLTECYDELGSRYQLPVYCLAPPVNLISERSDEDPSDSPEPTAAPKKEFQLKVRLSTGKDLRLSASMADSIGQLKKQLQAQEDIDTAHQRWFFSGKLLTDKTRLQDTKIQKDFVIQVIVNPQAPIN; encoded by the exons ATGGACACGAGTTACTTCCTGTTACCCCTCTACCAGTACAGAAAAAATGTatgctctcactact GTCGCAATGAGCCCCTGAAGAAGGACAAGCCCAAGTGGAAGAGTGACTATCCCATGACGGACGGCCAGCTCCGCAGTAAGAGGGATGAGTTCTGGGACACAGCCCCGGCCTTCGAGGGCCGAAAGGAGATCTGGGATGCTCTGAAGGCAGCCACCGTCGCCTTGGAGTGCAACGACCACGAGCTGGCTCAGGCCATAGTGGACGGAGCCAGCATCACACTGCCTCACg GCTCCCTGACAGAGTGTTATGATGAGCTGGGTAGCCGCTACCAGCTACCCGTCTACTGCCTGGCCCCGCCGGTCAATCTGATCTCCGAGCGCAGCGACGAGGaccccagcgacagccccgagcCCACAGCCGCCCCCAAGAAGGAGTTCCAGCTCAAGGTGCGCCTCTCCACGGGCAAGGACCTGCGCCTCAGCGCCAGCATGGCCGACTCCATCGGGCAGCTGAAGAAGCAGCTTCAGGCCCAGGAGGACATTGACACGGCCCACCAGCGCTGGTTCTTCTCAGGCAAGCTGCTCACGGACAAGACCCGCTTGCAGGACACTAAGATCCAGAAGGACTTTGTTATCCAGGTCATCGTTAACCCGCAGGCCCCCATTAACTAG
- the LOC135505092 gene encoding ubiquitin domain-containing protein 1-like isoform X1, whose translation MGGCVGREREDTQDHGSSRSSGRAHRKRGSRNEPLKKDKPKWKSDYPMTDGQLRSKRDEFWDTAPAFEGRKEIWDALKAATVALECNDHELAQAIVDGASITLPHGSLTECYDELGSRYQLPVYCLAPPVNLISERSDEDPSDSPEPTAAPKKEFQLKVRLSTGKDLRLSASMADSIGQLKKQLQAQEDIDTAHQRWFFSGKLLTDKTRLQDTKIQKDFVIQVIVNPQAPIN comes from the exons ATGGGAGGATGTGTTGGGCGAGAACGTGAGGACACACAGGACCACGGATCATCCAGAAGCAGTGGAAGAGCACACCGAAAACGTGGAA GTCGCAATGAGCCCCTGAAGAAGGACAAGCCCAAGTGGAAGAGTGACTATCCCATGACGGACGGCCAGCTCCGCAGTAAGAGGGATGAGTTCTGGGACACAGCCCCGGCCTTCGAGGGCCGAAAGGAGATCTGGGATGCTCTGAAGGCAGCCACCGTCGCCTTGGAGTGCAACGACCACGAGCTGGCTCAGGCCATAGTGGACGGAGCCAGCATCACACTGCCTCACg GCTCCCTGACAGAGTGTTATGATGAGCTGGGTAGCCGCTACCAGCTACCCGTCTACTGCCTGGCCCCGCCGGTCAATCTGATCTCCGAGCGCAGCGACGAGGaccccagcgacagccccgagcCCACAGCCGCCCCCAAGAAGGAGTTCCAGCTCAAGGTGCGCCTCTCCACGGGCAAGGACCTGCGCCTCAGCGCCAGCATGGCCGACTCCATCGGGCAGCTGAAGAAGCAGCTTCAGGCCCAGGAGGACATTGACACGGCCCACCAGCGCTGGTTCTTCTCAGGCAAGCTGCTCACGGACAAGACCCGCTTGCAGGACACTAAGATCCAGAAGGACTTTGTTATCCAGGTCATCGTTAACCCGCAGGCCCCCATTAACTAG